In the Streptomyces sp. FXJ1.172 genome, one interval contains:
- a CDS encoding nuclear transport factor 2 family protein, protein MSTFPRTPGDPVPSHRVVENLIARYAELVDDGDFAGLGVLLADATFTGSGEPVSGGDAIEKMFHDTVIVYADGTPRTQHVTTNVAVEVDEQAGTAVARSYVTVLQALPELPLQPIAGGRYHDRFERRDGQWHFVERRVRINLVGDVSRHLRQAAAQQ, encoded by the coding sequence ATGTCCACGTTCCCCCGCACGCCCGGTGATCCGGTGCCGAGCCACCGCGTCGTTGAGAACCTGATCGCCCGCTACGCCGAACTCGTGGACGACGGGGACTTCGCCGGACTCGGTGTCCTCCTTGCCGACGCTACCTTCACGGGCAGCGGCGAGCCGGTGAGCGGAGGCGACGCGATCGAGAAGATGTTCCACGACACCGTGATCGTCTACGCCGACGGCACGCCGCGGACCCAGCACGTCACCACCAATGTCGCCGTGGAGGTCGACGAACAGGCGGGCACGGCGGTGGCGCGTTCCTACGTCACCGTGCTCCAGGCGCTGCCCGAACTGCCGCTCCAGCCCATCGCCGGCGGCCGGTACCACGACCGCTTCGAGCGCCGGGACGGCCAGTGGCACTTCGTGGAGCGACGGGTTCGCATCAACCTGGTCGGCGATGTGAGTCGGCATCTGCGCCAGGCCGCCGCGCAGCAGTAG
- a CDS encoding ATP-binding protein, which produces MSDLDRTVCPASTRLVGRDGDLAFIQSFFGNSEVQGAALLLSGEAGVGKSAVLDAVARGAVRGGVRVLRAAGVQFEADISYAGLNQLLVPLFEDFDILDEVHRDALRVAVGIGGGPPPDRLLTSTAVLLLLRLTSVRTPLLIVIDDLPWLDRATNAVLGFVARRLVGSRIGFLAASRTGSDSFFETSGLTERRLEPLDDTSSAELLALAHPDVSPAVRRRIVAEARGNPLALVELPAALSTEQRATLAAVPAVLPLSERLQALFASRVADLPEPSRELLLIAALDGTGALASIEAAAAGRACVDDLAPAEHKRLVSVSADNRRLSFRHPLIGSAVVELATASDRRRAHQALADVLTDQPERRAWHLGEAAVGPDETVAALLEEAARRRLRRGDALGAVTAMTRAAGLSPAPADESRRLAEAAYVGADSGGELEDASRLLAGARLVHPTTGRESLHAAAASAFLLINKDGDIATAYQLLVGAIEAGQHGYDACDPALIEALHLLVLLCWYGGDAKMWQPLTTFVNRLTPQPPELLWVITQTFGDPARTGPKALPRLAELIATVGDDPTRVVRIGTASVFPDRLADFRWATHRLVEQGRTGTAPVRRHLGALMHLGLDYFHLGRWNDAAQLAAEGLTLCRDHDYRFYAWYFQYIQAAVAGVQGDSHTSAALSEEIIRWALPRGAHGARYFACHARALAALGSNDYETAYQHASTLSEPGTIAPYVPIAMWGTMDLVEAAIRTGRDEQATAHTAAMRATNMAELSPRLELLVTASEALTTPGQAAVPLFEHALSLPGAEHRPFDTARVRLYYGERLRRSRATTEAREQLTQALEIFQRLGAKPWTTRTAAELRASGHTTPAAARPGPIALTAQELQIATLAATGLTNKQIGERLFLSHRTIGTHLYQIYPKLGIASRAALRDALSRLEAGDGG; this is translated from the coding sequence ATGAGTGACCTGGACCGGACCGTCTGCCCGGCTTCCACACGGCTGGTCGGCCGGGACGGGGACCTTGCGTTCATCCAGTCCTTCTTCGGTAATTCGGAGGTTCAGGGGGCGGCTCTGCTGCTGTCGGGTGAGGCGGGGGTGGGGAAGTCCGCGGTGCTCGACGCGGTGGCCAGGGGTGCCGTGCGCGGCGGTGTGCGGGTGCTGCGGGCGGCGGGTGTGCAGTTCGAGGCGGACATCAGTTACGCCGGTCTCAACCAGCTGCTCGTGCCGCTCTTCGAGGATTTCGACATCCTGGACGAGGTGCACCGTGACGCGCTGCGGGTCGCGGTCGGCATCGGCGGCGGGCCGCCGCCGGACCGCCTGCTGACCTCCACCGCGGTCCTGCTGCTGCTGCGGCTGACATCCGTGCGCACCCCGCTGCTGATCGTCATCGACGACCTGCCCTGGCTGGACCGGGCGACCAACGCCGTCCTGGGCTTCGTGGCCCGCCGCCTGGTCGGCAGCCGGATCGGTTTCCTGGCCGCCTCCCGCACCGGCTCCGACAGCTTCTTCGAGACCAGCGGCCTGACCGAGCGCCGGCTGGAACCGCTGGACGACACTTCGTCGGCCGAGCTGCTCGCCCTGGCGCACCCCGATGTCTCCCCCGCCGTGCGGCGCCGCATCGTGGCCGAGGCCCGCGGCAACCCGCTCGCGCTGGTGGAACTGCCGGCGGCGCTGTCCACCGAGCAGCGCGCGACTTTGGCGGCGGTGCCCGCGGTGCTGCCCCTGAGCGAGCGGCTGCAGGCCCTGTTCGCCTCGCGGGTGGCCGACCTACCCGAACCCAGCCGGGAGCTGCTGCTGATCGCCGCCCTGGACGGCACCGGTGCCCTGGCCTCGATCGAGGCCGCCGCGGCCGGCCGGGCCTGCGTGGACGACCTCGCCCCCGCCGAGCACAAGCGGCTGGTGTCGGTCTCCGCGGACAACCGGCGCCTGTCCTTCCGGCATCCGCTGATCGGCTCGGCGGTGGTGGAACTGGCGACCGCCTCGGATCGCAGAAGAGCCCACCAGGCCCTCGCCGACGTCCTCACCGACCAGCCCGAACGCCGCGCCTGGCACCTGGGCGAGGCCGCCGTGGGCCCCGACGAGACCGTCGCCGCCCTGCTGGAGGAGGCCGCACGCCGCCGGCTGCGGCGCGGCGACGCGCTCGGCGCGGTGACGGCAATGACCCGTGCCGCCGGGCTCAGCCCCGCACCCGCCGACGAGAGCCGCCGCCTGGCCGAAGCGGCCTACGTCGGAGCGGACTCCGGCGGCGAACTCGAGGACGCCTCACGGCTGCTCGCCGGGGCCCGCCTGGTACATCCCACCACCGGACGCGAATCACTGCACGCGGCAGCCGCCTCCGCGTTCCTGCTGATCAACAAGGACGGCGACATCGCCACCGCCTACCAGCTGCTGGTCGGCGCGATCGAGGCCGGACAGCACGGCTACGACGCCTGCGACCCCGCCCTCATCGAGGCCCTGCACCTGCTGGTACTGCTGTGCTGGTACGGCGGCGATGCGAAGATGTGGCAGCCACTGACCACGTTCGTCAACCGCCTCACACCCCAGCCGCCCGAGCTGCTCTGGGTAATCACCCAGACCTTCGGCGACCCCGCACGCACCGGCCCCAAAGCCCTGCCCCGCCTGGCCGAACTGATCGCCACCGTCGGCGATGACCCCACCCGGGTCGTCCGCATCGGCACCGCCTCGGTCTTCCCCGACCGGCTCGCGGACTTCCGCTGGGCCACCCACCGCCTGGTCGAACAGGGCCGCACCGGCACCGCACCCGTGCGCCGGCACCTCGGCGCGCTGATGCACCTGGGCCTGGACTACTTCCACCTCGGCCGCTGGAACGACGCCGCACAACTGGCCGCCGAGGGACTGACCCTGTGCAGGGACCACGACTACCGCTTCTACGCCTGGTACTTCCAGTACATACAAGCAGCCGTGGCCGGCGTCCAGGGCGACAGCCACACCAGCGCCGCGCTCAGCGAGGAGATCATCCGCTGGGCCCTGCCCCGCGGCGCCCACGGCGCCCGCTACTTCGCCTGCCACGCCCGCGCACTGGCCGCCCTGGGCAGCAACGACTACGAGACCGCCTACCAGCACGCCAGCACCCTCAGCGAGCCGGGAACCATCGCCCCCTACGTGCCCATCGCCATGTGGGGCACCATGGACCTCGTCGAAGCAGCCATCCGCACCGGCCGGGACGAACAAGCCACCGCCCACACCGCAGCCATGCGCGCCACCAACATGGCCGAACTCTCACCCCGCCTGGAACTGCTCGTCACCGCCAGCGAAGCACTCACCACACCCGGCCAGGCAGCCGTCCCCCTCTTCGAACACGCACTGTCCCTGCCCGGAGCGGAACACCGGCCCTTCGACACCGCCCGCGTACGCCTCTACTACGGCGAACGCCTGCGACGCTCCCGCGCCACCACCGAAGCCCGCGAACAACTCACCCAGGCCCTCGAAATCTTCCAGCGCCTGGGAGCCAAACCCTGGACAACACGCACCGCAGCCGAACTACGGGCCAGCGGCCACACCACCCCCGCCGCCGCCCGCCCCGGACCCATAGCACTCACCGCCCAGGAACTCCAGATCGCCACCCTGGCAGCCACCGGACTCACCAACAAACAAATCGGCGAACGCCTCTTCCTCTCCCACCGCACCATCGGCACACACCTCTACCAGATCTACCCCAAACTAGGCATCGCCTCGCGGGCCGCGCTACGGGACGCGCTCTCCCGGCTCGAGGCCGGCGACGGCGGCTGA